The sequence TTGTAATGTTACGACAAGCCAAAGAATTTATTGGGTTCAAGCTCCGTGCCCAAGACGGTGACATTGGTAAAGCCATTGAGTTTTATTTTGATGACCGCTTCTGGGCAGTGCGTTACCTGGTTGCTGATACAGGAAGTTGGTTAAGCGGCAGACAGGTTCTCATTTCGCCATATGCTTTGACTGCTCCTAATGATGCTGAGCGGGTCCTTCCGGTGCATTTGACCAAGAAGCAGATCGAGGAAAGCCCATCGCTGTACACCGACCAACCGGTTTCTCGCCAGTATGAAACGCAGTACAATAGTTTCTATGGTTTGTCAAATTACAGGTATGGTTCATACGCGTGGGGCAACAGCTCCTACATCGTAAGAGATCCGGACGCACGGAAAGAAATGGTTCTCCGTGAGAAGGCCTGGGATAGCAATCTGCGCAGTTCGAAAGATGTGATCGGTCATTACATCGAGGCGTTGGATGGAGCGATTGGCCACGTCGAAGACTTCATCATCGACGAGGAGACCTGGTCGATTCGATATCTGGTCGTGGATGCCAGGAACTGGTGGGCCGGAAAGCGTGTCTTGATTTCGCCGCGGTGGATTGAACGGTTCAGCCGGGAAGAATCAAAAATCTTCGTTAATCTGTCGCAAAAGGCCATGAAACGGTCGCCCGAGTGCACTCCCAAGAATCTCAACCGACTCAATCTTATACTCCAATGGTTCACAGGAAATTCACGGTTTGGGTATCGAGTTGACAGGCTGGAAGGGAAACACTTCCGAAATCGGAACGAAACGCACGGATGAGCTGCAGGCTTCAGCAGTATTTTAAATACGCGCGGGTCAGTTCATGCCCTACTGGTTGCATCGACCGATAAGTTCGGTCCAGCGAAGCCGGAGGGCTCGGTGGGGATGATATTGGTGCTGGTCGGGCAGAGCGGTGGTCAAGATTAAGTCATCCCGGCCAAGGTTGTACTTTGGCGGACAGGACTGACCGTTATTTACCGATATTGAGCAATTGAAAACTAATAGAGGAGAACACCATGCAGATTCAAATAGGCAGCGGCCACAACATCACAATTCATGAGGCACTGGCCACGGAACTCAGTAGTGTCGTGGAAAGTGCCTTGAGCCGATTCAGCGATCACATCACACGAGTGGAGATCCACCTAAGCGATGAAAACAGCAATAAAAAGACCGGCCATGACGCTTTGCGTTGTATGCTGGAAGCCCGTCTTGAAGGACGCCAACCCATCGCTATAACTCACCGGGCTTCAACCATAGATCAAGCCGTCGATGGAGCTGCAGAAAAGTTAACCAGATTGATTGAGAGCACCCTCGAGCGGCAACTGGATCAAAGAAGGTATAGAACCGATCCACCCCCACCTGGGCAAGGACTCCAGGATGAGTCATGAGTGACACCGCCGCGATTCTGCGTCGAAGGAATGGTGGTGACGGGGATCTCTAATCCGTCGTTCGTCAGTAGGCATAACGGCCAGTCCTGACAGCTCCAGCAATCGGAGAACTGGATGAAAAGCAGGGATTACTTCGTCCAAGTATTCAGCAACTGGCCATACGCACCGATACAACGGCTTAAAACAACAATGCTTCAGCTCAGAACCATAAAAGGAGCGATATCCCCCTCGCTCTGTTGGGTTAGATCCCTTTTCAATCTTCCGGCCGATTGACACATTGCCTGAATCAGCTATCTTATACCTGACAATACAAATAATACTAATACTATTAAAAAAGCCCCTGAACGTTGTCCAGTGGGGACAACAGGAGGTACGACCAATGAGATATAGGGAAAGAGTGTTCACGACGATAGGTTTTTTATCCGTCTTGCTTGCGATTATACTTTCGGCCATTGTCGGATACGCGCAGGGACCCCAACGTCCGTTGCCGGCCGACCCGCATATGGTCGTTGTGCCGACGCGCAGCGCACAAGAGATCGTCACTGAACTCGAAAACGCGAGGGTCACCCGACAACTCGCTATCAATCACAATATGCAGGCCGTCGAGCGTCTTGAGCAGATCGCCGGTGCTATCGAAAGCCGAGAATCGTTGATCGACGATATCAAAGACCGCAAGGATAACGCTAAAGGCGGCAAGCACAAGTCCGAGGAGACATCTCTTAAGATCGAAGAGAAGGCCAACAAACAGGCAATCGACCTGCTAAAGCGTCTTAAAGATCTTCGTGAGGCTGAAGTGGATTTAGCAGAGTCCGAGGAGGATCACGCGGATATGATGATTCTAGTCCTCCAGCGCGAAAGCGATCTGCAGCAGAAACGATCCGAATATGATTGGCCATCGATCGCCAATACGGGCGAT is a genomic window of Candidatus Zixiibacteriota bacterium containing:
- a CDS encoding HPF/RaiA family ribosome-associated protein produces the protein MQIQIGSGHNITIHEALATELSSVVESALSRFSDHITRVEIHLSDENSNKKTGHDALRCMLEARLEGRQPIAITHRASTIDQAVDGAAEKLTRLIESTLERQLDQRRYRTDPPPPGQGLQDES
- a CDS encoding PRC-barrel domain-containing protein, which translates into the protein MSIQKQQFHKVKEVVVMLRQAKEFIGFKLRAQDGDIGKAIEFYFDDRFWAVRYLVADTGSWLSGRQVLISPYALTAPNDAERVLPVHLTKKQIEESPSLYTDQPVSRQYETQYNSFYGLSNYRYGSYAWGNSSYIVRDPDARKEMVLREKAWDSNLRSSKDVIGHYIEALDGAIGHVEDFIIDEETWSIRYLVVDARNWWAGKRVLISPRWIERFSREESKIFVNLSQKAMKRSPECTPKNLNRLNLILQWFTGNSRFGYRVDRLEGKHFRNRNETHG